Part of the Paenarthrobacter sp. JL.01a genome is shown below.
AGCTGCTCATCGCCCGCTCGCTGCCGCGGCTCGGCGGCCTCCCTCCCCTTAAGGTCCGGATCACGACGGCGGCGCTTACGGCATTGCTCTTCGCTTTGCTTGGGGGGCGGTTTGGGATGGCGTCGGAATTGCCGGCCTTTCTTTTATTGGCGCTTTTAGGCGTCCAATTATCCCGCATTGATTTCACGCTTCATTTGCTTCCCAACCCCCTTGTTTTGGCCCTGCTTGTCGGCGCAATGGGGCTTCTGGCTGTGTCTTCGATGCTTGAGCCTGGGTGGACAGACCTGCTCCGCGCACTCGCCGGAGGCTTCATACTCTTCGCCGGCTACCTGATTTTGGGACTGATTTCGCCGGGCGCCCTCGGAATGGGCGATGTGAAGCTCGCGGCACCACTTGGAATGTACTTGGGCTACTTGGGTTGGCAGCAAGTACTCTTCGGCGGCTTGCTGGGATTCGTGGTGGGCGGGGTGCTCACGGTGCTGATGTTGCGGCTGCGATCCGCGGAAAAACCAGCAGAAACGGCTCATGGACCCGCAATGGTCCTCGCAGCCTTCGGTGTCATCCTCGCCCTGCACTGAGCCTGGCTGAGTACGTGCTTATCCCTGCTTGACGCAGCTTCCCCATTAGTAAGTC
Proteins encoded:
- a CDS encoding prepilin peptidase, which encodes MPLLLALAGLLLSPLCELLIARSLPRLGGLPPLKVRITTAALTALLFALLGGRFGMASELPAFLLLALLGVQLSRIDFTLHLLPNPLVLALLVGAMGLLAVSSMLEPGWTDLLRALAGGFILFAGYLILGLISPGALGMGDVKLAAPLGMYLGYLGWQQVLFGGLLGFVVGGVLTVLMLRLRSAEKPAETAHGPAMVLAAFGVILALH